The Malaclemys terrapin pileata isolate rMalTer1 chromosome 5, rMalTer1.hap1, whole genome shotgun sequence genomic interval GAGGGCACCATCTTCACTACAGATCTCGTGATTTACCTATTGCCTTTTTTGAACAAGACCCTACTCTGCCTCTCTGGAACACACCTCAAGGTAAAATCCTCCAACATAAGAAAAGGCTGCAGAAGTGTATCTGCAAATATTAACCTATCCCTTGCTTTCCCCCTATCCCCCACCCAGCAGTTGTACAGGCATCCTATTCAAGGGTGAAGTACGGTGGAAAATATCTTAGCATCTCTCAAAGCAGCCCAGTCTACAAAAGCACATGGGAGTGGCACTTAAAAAGTGAAACAGAAGCAATCTGTTAACATGGCTGTCTTAGAAAtgagtgttggcacaagaacaattTCTGATATCTTTGCCTTCCCCTAGCACCTGCAATGCACAGTCCATGCACAGAGGGGCCTTATAAGCCACTGAATGCCTGGTAAATCTTCAAGGGAATGGAAAGAAGATGAGAAAAGACATGGCTGTTGAAATTGTGGTTTCCTCCCAGCAGAGGGCTCTGTAGGCAGAAGTGTGGAGACGAGGTTTCCGGAAGCGATGTGAAAGTCTCAAAAGTGAACAGAAAGAGATGGAAAGGGAGTGCCTGGCCGGGGAAAAAGAGATGATGCATCTGGTGCAGATGCAAACAGTTGTGTGGAAGAACATTCTGTTGCCAAAATCATGACTAGCCGCCCAATCGAGCCATGTCCTGCACCCAGACGAGAACACAGGAGAGTgcaatctccattgacttcaccccCTCTCAAGTAGCAGGGCTTTGCCCCCGCTATTCCACTCTCAGGAAAAGCAAAGCGTGAGCTGATGGTCCCTCTATGACCAGCTCCTAGCACCCAACTTTCATGAGTGTTGGaacccagcaacacacacagaggTGCATTGAGCACTCGGGCTATGCTCAGCCTCTGCTCCATTGCTCCTACCTTTGCACCATGTTATTGGGTAACTTGTTTTAATCAATTGGagttacttaatttttttaaatgtccaagtCTACTAAAAAACAGCAGTCTTGAATATTCCCACCAACATGTAACATTCCCAGGAGCAATTCCTAATGCAATGAAAACTGCAACATATTTCAGTCATTTCTTTGCTTTCAGCACATTCATTTCCCGCCCTTCCACCTTGCTAGGATCACTGCACTTTCATGCCCCTATTTCCTTTACTATTTGGGGCATTACACAGTGGCATCTTTTCTGCCTGTTCCACACGTTCCAGAAAATCTCTCCCTGTCCTCCATCCACTCATCAGTGCGGATCTCCCCAAAGCACCTGGCACAGAGCTGTCAATCTGCAGCTACTCAGCATATAGTCCAATGgctgctctctcctctccagtGAATGGTTCCTACGCCAGGGAAGCAGAGGGTAAGGGGATCTCTCAGAACCACAGGAGGAACCACAAACACCTGAGTCTCCATACTCGCCTTGGGAGCAAAGGTTCCCATTTTCAttggagaaaggaaaacagaagctCCTGTCACCACCGACCTGGCCAGATCACCCCACATGAATACCAGGGACCTTGCCAGGGCAACCCACCAGGCCTTGCTGCACCATGAAGGATAGTCCAGGCCTTCTATAAGCTGTAAGACCTGGTGCGGGGGACAATGATTAGGCACGAGTCCCAGCAATTCCACTCAGGAACCTCAACCATGCAAAGCCACCAATAACTTCCTGTGCATTGCCAGGCTTCATACCCCAGCTCAGCACACGAGTCCCCAACAATTGATCCAGCTGCACTACACTGGTTAACTACCCACCTGTGCCTGTCAGATGTGGGGAGCTCCTGGATGACAATGGCCACatgcagggccatccttagggaAAACAGCACCCTGGGAAAACCTGTATTTTGGCACCCGCGGCCGAAGATGCCTTCCAAGgctcccctccaccttcccacacaGCCTCTACCGCCCTCCCCCATtgccccaaactcccttccatgACCTGGCACGCCAGGCCcatcctgcttcttgcctcttAACCACAGCACCCCCCTGACTGCATCACCCAGCCAGAGGGACGGTCTTGCCCCGCAGTGACTCACGTCTGGATGCCACGGTAATGGGCACCATAGGAAACCCCACAGCAGTCACTTTgactcccccagccagtgccacAGGGACCCCTCATCTGGACGCTGAGCAGGACAGCCAAGACGATGTATTGGGCGGTCTGCTGCACTCTGACAGGGTGAGTGGGCTCTGGGGCAGAGTCGTACCTCTACTGCACCTGCCAACCTCTCCCACTCAGCACGGCATCCAGCtcctctgccagagccccagggggtCGGCAGCCCAAGGGGAGGCACAGTGACAGGAAGGCACCAGAGGACTGTGGTGGCAGAGGCACCTGGTGACTTGAGAGCCccagaaaggggggagggaacCAGAGGTGTATAGATAGAATCACACTGGTGTGGGGATACGAGGAGAGGGGCAGTGACATGCGGGCTCCAGAAGAACAGATTTCTCCCACCCCCATACTGAGTATCTCCAGTGTTCAAGTGCCCCTCCCCAGGCCTAGAGCAGGGGGCTATTGGGGAAAAGGGAGGTTAAAATGCTCCAGCACACTGGAGGTAGCAAGGGTGGGTAGTGATGGTGGAAGTTTGGCTCCTGAAatatccccaaccccctgcactagCACATCCCTTTGGTCTGAGTAAGAAAAAGGGGGAGCCCCTGAGAGCTGAGGAGCATGGGGACCTGTGGGGTCAGagtgtggcatgcaggagggggaCCCTGAAAACTGGGGAGAATAACAGGGCTGAGAACTGGGAGGCTTGGACctatggggcagagggaggaggccTCCTGGGAGCTGTGTGGACATGGAGGGGGATGGGAGCTCTGGGCATAGGGAGGAGTCCCCCAGGCTCTGGGGGCACAGAGGGGCCTCCTGGGAGTTGGGTGGGCTGGGACCTAGAGGCATAGGGAGGGCCCCTGGAAGCTGGGTGGGTGTGAGCTGGGGACACTGGGAGGGGTTCGCTGGGAGCTGGTGGCACAGTGAGAGgtcccctgggagctgggggcaaTGGGAGACTGGATTGGGACCCCCTAAGACTTATTGGTCTCTTTGCTCTGCAGTTTTAGTTCCCAGTCCCTTCCCGTCTCCTCCCACCCTGGAAGAGTCTGACAacttccagctcccattggctggccaCATTCATCTTGCATTGGGCCCATGGAAAGAAGAACGGCAGGGCTGGGacaatctggggtgggggggggagaggaaggggagtgTGGCAGGTTCACTTGTAGagccccccttgggactgtcacttgatgtgctgagataccactgagcctgacccttctgccagcatgggcaccccttgccctgcaggACTCCTCCAGCACAGGGCCACACCCTCTGCGGAACACAGACACCGAGATGCactcagccctggggcagctcaGTGCACAGCCCTTCTGGGAGCCTAAACCCCAGATAAATTCATCTCACGTTGTAGAAAGTTGTATGCAGTGTGAGTTCATATTATTCGCCCTCTTTCTCATTGCAAAGTAACAATTGCTTacactgggtttattaataaacaaaagtgattttattaagtataaaaggtgggatttaagtgattataagagataacagacaaaGCAGACAAAGTAAGTTActaaccaaaataaaacaaacacgcaaggctaagcttaatacactaagaaactggcTACatataatatctcaccctcaaagatgttccaataagttttttttcacagactagactcattTCTAGTCCGGGCCCAATCCTTCCCTCTGTTTAGTTTATGTTCGTTCCAGCAGACATCCTGGATGGtaagcaggggctttctcatgactggccgcAGCTTCTGTCCTGTTTCATCCCCTTATATAGATTTGGCAAAAGGCGGGAGTCCTTTATTTCAGCTTGACCCTCCCAGTTCCTTATGGAAAAGatggtttaagatggattccagtatcaggcgacatggtcacatgtccctgtgagACCCCAGTCTCCATACTTTATGGGCTAGCCCACACATCCGAAGGAAGACTCACAGGAAAACAAAACCATTCACAACTAGTTCTAGTTAAATCCAGTTCCTGAAATACCATTAATGGGCCTCACTTAGTATGActacattagtaatacaagtttatacctcatatttctaacttcagacatagaaatgatacatgcatacaaataggattaacacattcagtagattataacttTTTCAATGATATGTTACAAGAGGCagtttgcataaagcatattccagttatagcatattcataagcatattttcataaagaatatggagtgcaatgtcacagggaGACCCATCTCGCAGTGGCAGAGTCTAGGGGCAGAACTtggagccaggctgggagggacaacctgtggggtggggagcagggggactctGCTCAGGAGCAGGGAAGCAGATGCTCCTGCCATGCCAGGCTGCAACCCACAGGCAGCCTCTGCACCACGGTGCCCCCTGGCTAGAGCACCCTAGACAGGGGACCACATTGCCCtgccctaatgctggccctggccacATGCTTCTTCATGCTGAGCGGAACTCTCATGTTAGTACTCCACCACTGCAGCTCAGGGGTGAGCGCTGCACAGTTCTCTAGGAACCTACACTTCAAcctccccatgttctgctcccaCTGCCATTCCTCCCAGTTCTGCAGCACTCTCCTGCCCCACCAGCCCATGCTAGTCAGCCAAGCCCAGATGTGGCACTCCACCCAGGAAAGCCACTCCAGGAAAATGTCATGCAGAGGTAACTGCgcaatttcctcctcctcctcctccagccatacATCCAGGGCATCACTGTGGGTGTCTCCCAACCCGTCCAAAGCTGTCTGGCTGTGTAACTGCCATTATACATGGAGCAGCCTGTTTGTATCAATGATTGTGGTGATCGCACCACTCAATGGTGTTTCCTTCATGGTGCCTGGCAgcaacctaagttccctctaagccaCGCGGCtgcgcagcaggctatcaagggtcatgcaggcggggagaggtgcctctcctctAGCCCCGACCCCAGAGCTGCCACAGCTGGGGCGAGGcacctctcccttggccccaggctgctgcacAGAGAGAGGGCCACCGCAGCCTGTACCCCCTCATccctggacccaccccagagcctgcacccccagcaggagcccttgctccctgcaccccaacactctgccccaatcctgaggcccctcctgcaccccaaacctctcagccccgacctcaccccagagcccgcaccccctcctggagCCTCACCCCcaacactccaaccctctgctccagccctgagcccccttccattCTCTGAacacctcagccccacccctaccACATATCACATCcttattggtgcacataacaaaattcattctgcatatggatataaaaaattagagggaacattgcatCAGCAACTCAGTCATCTagctaaaccagtggttctcaagcctcatatgcagctctctctgtgttatgtgggctgcatccacataACATATATACCACCTgaatggccctgaggatgtcacatgagcCACAGCTGCATGCTGGTTGGGCTGTAAGTGGCCCACGGGCTTGCGGGTTCAGAACCAATGAGCAAAACCTTCTAGATCTATGAATTCATGGTAACTATAGGGATTAAACAACAGAGCCCTGCTAGACTCtgtaatttaaaagaaacatacCAAGAGACTTTCCTGAAGGTCCCATCTCACCCCATGAAGGCCCGTTTTCACATCTGTCTCCTCCGCTGATGATTGAATCTGAGAAACTCAGACCCATGTTATTGCTCCTCCTGCACAGCAGGAAAGTCACAAATAAACCGTCATCCCAAGGCCAAGGTCAGGACATTGCATTTCAAACCTCATGGAGACCATTATTGCTCCTGAATGTATCCATTTAATTAAATAACGTATTATCAAGTAGAAATGAAAAGTTGGACCCTATCTCTGTACTGgaagatagggatagggtccagagtgacctagacaaattggaggattgggccaaaagaaatctgatgagcttcaacaaggacaagtgcagagtcctgcacttaggacagaagaatcccatgcactgctacaggctggggaccaactggctaagcagcagttctgcagaaggggacatggggattacagtggacaagaagctgaatatgagtcagcagtgtgtccttgttgccaagaaggctaatgacttcattagtaggagcattgccagcagatcaagggaagtgattattcccccctatttggcactggtttcgccacacctggaatattgcatccagttttggtccccccactacagaaaggatatggacaaattggagagagtccaacggagggcaatgaaaatgattaaggggctggggcacatgatttatgaggagaggctgagggatctgggcttatttagtctgcagaggagaagaatgagggaggatttgatagcagtcttcaactacctgaagaggatggagctcagctgtttttAGTAGcagcagacgacagaacaaggagcaacagtctcaagttgccgtgggggagatctaggttggatattaggaaacactatttcactaggagggtggtgaagcactggaatgggttacctagggagctggtggaatctccttccttagaggtttttaaggcccagcttgacaaagccctggctgggatgattttgttggggttggtcctgcttcgagcaggggatTAGAGTCTAAGTTCCCTCTCAGCCGTGCAGCAGCTATAAAGGGCCACGCAGCAAGGGCCTGGAGAGAAGAGAGGTAGGTGGAAGGGGAGCCAGTTGGTGCATGAAGGGCTGCTGCAGGCCTCTCTCCCAGCCCCGGAGCTCGCTGCTGccggtggggagagagagaccccttcccccagagctccATGTTGCCAGTGCCTGGCAGGAATTGAGAGGCCCTTTCCCCTGGAACACcgtgctgctggcagggagagggcttgggggagtCCTCTGGCTTGAGTCCCGGTGCAGCCGGTCTccaccaagggccagattaactcttctgggggcccagagctattagattttgtgggtcCCCTAGGCTCCAGGGTGTGGCGAAAAATGcagggttcagagtgcaggagggggctgcaggttgaggcagggggctgggtgcagaaggtggtgagggtgccgactgggggtgcaggttctggggtagggctgggggttaggggcttggaatgcgggagggggctcagggcaggaggttgaggtggTTATTAACACTTAGGAAACTAAAAAACCAAACAAGTAGAAAACATCACTTTGACAATTTAAGACTATAAAACGGAAGAGAAGAACTAGCAATATGTAAATAagaaatttgatttaaattaaaaaaaaaacacctatatttaaaatgtcataatttaaataaacattttagttGTGATTTTTAGCCACCCTATGAAGAGGAGCTCCCAAAGGGTGCTGATGAAAATCTGGGCAGGTAGGAGAAACACCAAAACAAAATCAAGAACTGTTGTTTGAAAACACAAGGCAAAGGAGAAAGCGACATCACTGAAGGCAACCGAATTAAGAAGAGAAAATTACTCTTGCCTTTTGTTGAAAGCAACCTGAGCAGAAAGAGTAGGTGAAAGACAGACTGCAAGGGATAGAGAAGTGTTGAGAAAGTGAAAGGTAAAGGCCATGTGGTCCCAATACAACAGTCTCTTTGATCCTATATAAAACGTACATGAATTGAAAATTTATACATTTGGGCTTTAATGCAATTTCTATACAGATAGGGTCTGAAAGCAAGGCAATTTAACACACGTTCTGAAACTGGGGCTGCACAGTTTATAGTTTCTGGTAAATCTAATCTGGCTAGTGTATTTATCTATTTTTATCATCAGTCAGaacctcatcccctccccccgcatccccagccccaccacccccacactccaaccctctgctctagcctggagccccctcccaaacaCCGAACAAACCAATCAGCCCCACCCCActaattttgttatgtgccccAATATGGAAATGatttgtcacacatcacctccatgcTGGTGTCACATAACAAGATTCATTCCGCACACGAGTGGGGAAAATTAGAGGGACACTGGAACTTGGACTAgacacctcctgaggtctcttcaacCCTAATCCTCGATGAGTCTGTGATGTTAAATTACAGAGAATAAGAAAATCAGATTGTAGCTGCATGGCAGCAGAATTCTATTCTGTGTGGATGCTTACACCAGGCTCATGCCCACAGTATGTGAGCACCTTTCAGTAGTGCTGTAAGCAACCTTCTGtcacatgtttgttctctcatcattTCCtgagggagaagtgtgtgcagggAAGAGTTCTGTTATGGTAGGTTTTGTTTGTGGCAGTAAGTACATGTGTTGATATATATTTATACTACAGAAGGCAAAGTCAAAGAAATGTGGCTTACATCTGGAGCAGAAGGTGGTCAGGTTGGTGATGGTCTTTAGCTCcggggggagttcattccactaTCTGAGTCTGGCCAAGGCAGTTTTGTCTCCGCATAAATAAACGTTACCCTTACTGTAACCAGTTTCAACGTGCTAGAGTTGCAAAGTTGCTGTATATGGTCTTCTTCATAGAGCTTTAGGAAGTGTTTTAAATAACCcgggcccaggccatggagcaccttgaagataaggaccaagatcTTGAACATAATTTGATATTCTGGGGCAGGCAATGTAGGGAGCGGAGGACAGGCGTATGCTCACAGGAGCTCATGTTGCAGAGAAGATGCACTGCAGCGTTCTGTACTAGCTGAAGGTCCCTCGACACTGATGGTTTCGTGGCCAGGCAGATCACATTGCTGCAGCCCTGCTGAGGGGTGACAAAGCTGTGAGTAACTGAGGCCAGATTTTTGTCTGCCTGGAGGGAATAGCATCTCCTAGCCAAGGAGAGATGATTGAGAACGTTACTTGcagatgctgctatgtgagagcttaGTGTCAACAAGGAATCCAACATGCTCCTTGACTATGGCCTGAACTGACAAATTGTGGGGAATTAACTTAAATGTAGGTGCTGATCAGAGGATGTTCAGAGCTTCTTGAAAAATCATAAACCAATCCCATCCCAATGTGGGAACCTTATCCCAGCCTCTTGCTCTACATAACTCTGTCCCCAGAATGCGATTTTATTCTCTGCTTTATAATCTTTGCATATCCCCATTACACAGCCACTCCAGCCTGGCCTGACGCTCTGAGATTCAAGGGAATTGGCAAAGACGTTATTCACTtggcccttccctcagggcactTCAAGGATTTCTTgcttgtgtggattctctgatgtttcgAAAGGTGTGAGCTACACCGGTATGTTTTCCCACAGAtcaggcatttatagggtttctctcctgtgtgtgtTCTCTGATGTATATTAAGGTCTGGGCGCctcctgaagcttttcccacaatcAGAGCATTTGaagggcttctctcctgtgtgtatCTTCCGATGACCGTTAAAGGTTGTGATgctactgaagcttttcccacactcagggcaTTTATAAGGTTTCTCTCCAGTGTGTTTTCTCTGATGTGTGGTAAAAGCTGAACTGtatctgaagcttttcccacaggtCAGACATGTATAGggtttttctcctgtgtggattctctggtgttgATTTAAAAGTGACTTatcactgaagcttttcccacaggtCAGGCATTTATAGGGCttttctcccgtgtggattctctggtgtctAACAAGTTGTGAGGGCTGAACAAAGCTGATCCCACACTTGGGGCACAtatagggcttctctcctgtgtggattctctgatggatAATGAGTCCAGCAGTGTCAGAGAAGTGTTTCCCACAGTCAaggcattcatagggtctctctcccgtgtgcaTTCTCTGATGTGAAACAAGGTGGTAGCCCtccctgaagcttttcccacactcagtgcatttgaagggcttctctcctgtgtgcatCTTCTGATGCCTGTTAAAGTTTCCACTGCCACTGAATGTTTTTTGACACTCAGGACATTTATAAGGTTTCTCTCCAGTGTGTTTTCTCTGATGTGTAGCAAGGACTGAACTGTAtcggaagcttttcccacacatCAGACATGTATAGGgtgtttctcctgtgtggattctctgatggttAATGAGCGTAGTACTCTGAgaaaagcttttcccacactcagcacatctatagggttttttccccttgtggATTGTCTGCTGAGTAAGATGGGCTGAACTCCCAGGTAAGCTTTTCCCAGAGTCACCAAACATACTGGGTCTGTCTCCAGTGGGGATTCTCTGCTGGGCAGTTTCTTTGATTTTTCCAACCCCTCTGCTCCGGTGAGCTGATTCACCCTGTCTCTGCCCTGGCTCTTTTCCTTGTTGCCCCTGTGGCCTGGGCTGGGCCTTACAAGTTTTTCCCATCCCTGGTCACTGGGAAATATTCACCTTGGATCTTCCCAAACTGTCCTATGTGGTTCCACCTGCTCAGGACTCCCGCTGAGGGTTCTCCTCCTCGGTCTCACTCACCGTCCCATCgcctgctgggacagagagatAATCCGGTTTGGAGTCACCCACTGAGATGCAGAAAAAAGGGGACATCACAAAGGGGAGCGGGAAAGGAGAAACAAACCAAACAACTGCCCCCAAATCCTTTCTCAGAGTAGAGAAAGAAGGGAACAATTCTGCCACCTCATTCCCATCTGAATATGGAGGAGAGTGTTTCTACATGGGCACACAGGATTGGTGAAAACTCAGGAGTGTCATTTGCCATGAGGGTGTAAAACACAGTTTCTGAGCCACTTTTGCCAATTCCTTACCTCTGTGGGCATCTCTCAGtatctctctttcctcctctccctggaGTCTGGGGCCCCACAGCTCCTCCCTTCACTCCAGCCAAGAGATCACATCAGGTCTGGAAATTGGAACTTCTACTTGGGGTCAAGCAAACAAATGAGCAACATGAAGTTAGGGCCCAACAGTCAGTTATCTCAATAAATGGCCTGAGTTTCAAAAACGCTGAGCCTGCAACGCCGGGGTTTGGTTCTGAGTGTCCAGAGCTATTGATACCAGGCCACTTATTCCACTGTCTGACTAAGGATTTGGAAATGTACGTTTAGGGTCCCGTAATTAAAGTTCCAGGCCTTGGTCGTTTGATTATAGCACAGACTCAGCCCCTGCCACCGGGAATAAATCTGTGAGACATTTTTAAACCTGACCAGAAACAGCGATTTAATAGTCAATGAGACAGCTCAGATGGCTAAAGACAAGCATGTGTGGAAGTGTTGGTAAAATCAGATCctaaattaataaacaaaacttACCAAACGGAAGAAGAAATCGGTGTGTGTGCAGAATGGAGAGTTATTCAACCCTCAGAAAACACACACATCACAGAacggcaactaaaattattaggggttgggaacggatcccatatgaggagacattaaagaggctaggacttttcagcttggaaaagaggggatatgatagaggtatataaaatcatgagtgatgtggagaaagtagataaggaaaagttatttact includes:
- the LOC128837697 gene encoding zinc finger protein OZF-like; this encodes MGKTCKAQPRPQGQQGKEPGQRQGESAHRSRGVGKIKETAQQRIPTGDRPSMFGDSGKSLPGSSAHLTQQTIHKGKKPYRCAECGKSFSQSTTLINHQRIHTGETPYTCLMCGKSFRYSSVLATHQRKHTGEKPYKCPECQKTFSGSGNFNRHQKMHTGEKPFKCTECGKSFREGYHLVSHQRMHTGERPYECLDCGKHFSDTAGLIIHQRIHTGEKPYMCPKCGISFVQPSQLVRHQRIHTGEKPYKCLTCGKSFSDKSLLNQHQRIHTGEKPYTCLTCGKSFRYSSAFTTHQRKHTGEKPYKCPECGKSFSSITTFNGHRKIHTGEKPFKCSDCGKSFRRRPDLNIHQRTHTGEKPYKCLICGKTYRCSSHLSKHQRIHTSKKSLKCPEGRAK